A stretch of DNA from Deltaproteobacteria bacterium:
TACGGACGTGTCGTTTGGGGTGGGGGAGGGGGAGGTGGCGGCGCTGCTCGGGCCGAACGGGGCGGGCAAGAGCACGGTCATGCGGCTCCTGACCGGGTACGTGTCGCCGACGAGCGGGCGGGCGCTCGTGGGTGGCGTCGATGTCGCCGAGCAGCCGGTCACGGCGCGGCGGCAGATCGGCTATCTGCCCGAGCAGGTGAGCCTCTACCCGGAGCTGACCGTGCGCCGCTACCTCGCCTTCGTGGGCGAGGTGAAGGGGTTGCCGGGCCGGCTGCGCCGCGACGCCGTGGCGCAGGTGATCGAATGCTGCGGGCTCGGCGAGGTGGCCGACCGCCACAACGGGAAGCTGTCCAAGGGCTATCGGCAACGGGTTGGGCTGGCGCAGGCGCTGCTCGGCGACCCGGCGGTCCTCGTCCTCGACGAGCCCACGGTCGGGCTCGATCCCGTGCAGGCGGTGGAGATGCGGGCGCTGCTGCGCACGCTCGCCGGCCGCACCGTGCTGCTCTCCACGCACAACCTCGCCGAGGCGAGCGCGCTCTGCTCGCGCGTCATCATCCTGTCCCACGGCGGCGTGGTGGCGGAGGACACGGCCGAGCGGCTCGGCCGCCGGCTCGAGGGGGCGGGGCGGCTCGTGGCGCGCATCGATGGCCCGCCCGACGCGGTCGCGCAGGCCCTGGCGGCACTGCCGGGCGTGGTTGGCGTGGAGCGCGGTGCGGCCGACGGGCAATCCGGCGTGTCGTTCGTCGTGCTCGCGTCCGACCCCGAGCCCGTCCAGCGCCGGCTCGCGGCGGCGATCGTGGCGGGCGGCTGGACGCTGCTCGAGGTCCGGGCGAAGCCCCCGACCCTCGAGGACCTCTTCGTGCGGCTCGTCGGCTCGGGGACCTGACGTGCGGAGCTTCGTCGCCCTCTTCCGCAAGGAGCTCCGCTCGTACTTCGGCTCGCCGCTCGTCTATCTCGTCGCCGCCGCCTTCCTCGCCTACGCCGGCTACTACTTCCACTCCGACCTCATCTACTTCATCACGTTCGGCTTCGGGCTGAACATCATGGAGAACTTCTGGCAGGTGCTGTTCGTCGACATCCGCCTCGTGCTCATCTTCGCCATCCCGCTCCTCACCATGCGGCTCCTCGCCGAGGAGCGGCGGCTCGGGACGCTCGAGCTCCTGCTCACCTACCCGCTGCGCGACGGGGCGATCGTGGCGGCCAAGCTCGGGGCGTGCCTGGTCGTGGTCGCGACGCTGCTGGCCGGCACGCTCGCCTATCCGCTGCTCGTCTTCCGCGTCGAGCCGTTCGCGCTCGAGCCGCTCGCGGCAGCGTATCTGGGCCTCCTCCTGTTCGCCGGCGTGTGCGCATCCTACGGGCTCTTCGTCTCCTCGCTCACCGACAGCCAGGTGCTGGCCGGCTTCCTGACGGCGCTGCCCCTGCTGCTCCTCTGGCTGCTCTCGTGGAACGAGGCGGCGGCCGCCACCGGCGCCCTGCCCGTGGTGCGGGCGATCTCGCTCTTCAACCACTTCCAGCCGTTCTCGGTGGGAGTCATCGACCTGCGCGACGTCTTCTACTTCGTCTACGCGACCGGGCTCTTCGTGTGGGCGACGCTTCGCGTGCTGGAGGCACGGCAGTGGCGCGGACGGCGCTGAGCGCGACCTCTCAGCGCCTCCGCATCGCGCTCGCCCTCCCGGCGCTGCTCGGCATCTTCGGCCTCGGGGAGGCGATCCTCGACCGGCGCGCGCTCAGGCTCGACCTCACGCCCGAGCAGCGCTACAGCCTCTCGGACCACGCCAAGAAGATCCTCGACGAGCTGCCCGTGGACGTCCGCATCCTCGCCTTCCTGCGCTCGCAGGACCCGCGCAACCCGGCGATCATGGACCTGCTGAGAAGGGTCGAGGGACGCACCGGGCGCATCCACGTGGACGTCGTCGACGTGAACCGCAGCCCCGCGCTCGCGCGGCAGTACGACGTCGACTCCTACGGCGCGCTCGTGGTCGAGAGCGACGGCCGGCGCCGCGTCTTCTCGAACCCGCGCGAAGAGGTGTTGATGGCCGCGCTCCTGCAGGTGACGCGGCAGCAGCGGAAGATCGTCGGCTGGCTGGTGGGGCACGGCGAGGGCGACCTCGCGAACATCGACCGGCACCGCGGCTTCTCCACGGCGCGCGCGCTCCTCGAGCAGGAGTACTACGAGGTCCGGCCGGTCTCGCTCATCGGCGACGAGGTGCCGCCCGAGACCAGCGTGCTGGTCATCGCGGGACCGCAGAAGGACTTCCTGCCCGAGGAGCTCGCGGCGGTCGATCGGTACCTCCAACGGCCCGGGCAGGCGCTCGCGATGCTCGACCCCCTGCGGGCGCCGGAGCTGGCCGCCTTCCTCCGGCGCTACTACGTCGCGCTGCCGCCCGACGTGGTCGTCGATCCCGCCGCCCGCCTCTACGGCGGCGAATACCTCACGATGCAGCTCACCGTCGAGCGCGGCGACCATCCGATCCTGGCCCCGCTCGACGCGCCGCCGCTGTTCTCGTTGACGCGCTCGGTCGAGGTGCTGCCGGGCGAGCCGGGCGCGATGATGGCCGTCCCGTTCCTCAAGACGAGCGGCGAGAGCTGGGCCACCGCCGATACCGGCGTGCTGCGCGCCGGACCCGCCACCTTCGTCGCGGGGCGGGACCGGCCGGGGCCGGTGACGGTGGGCGTGGAGGTCGCCTTTCGCACGCTGACGCCCCCCGGCGCGTCGCCCGCGCAGGGGCGTCTCATCGTCTACGGCAACTCCGAGTTCGCCAACAATTTCTTCATCGAGTTCCTGGGCAACAAGGACCTGCTCGTGAACACGGTCGACTGGCTGGCGCGGGAGCCACAGGCGATCTCC
This window harbors:
- a CDS encoding ABC transporter ATP-binding protein; its protein translation is MIRCEQLTKYFGSVRAVTDVSFGVGEGEVAALLGPNGAGKSTVMRLLTGYVSPTSGRALVGGVDVAEQPVTARRQIGYLPEQVSLYPELTVRRYLAFVGEVKGLPGRLRRDAVAQVIECCGLGEVADRHNGKLSKGYRQRVGLAQALLGDPAVLVLDEPTVGLDPVQAVEMRALLRTLAGRTVLLSTHNLAEASALCSRVIILSHGGVVAEDTAERLGRRLEGAGRLVARIDGPPDAVAQALAALPGVVGVERGAADGQSGVSFVVLASDPEPVQRRLAAAIVAGGWTLLEVRAKPPTLEDLFVRLVGSGT